From one uncultured Paludibacter sp. genomic stretch:
- a CDS encoding hypothetical protein (Evidence 5 : Unknown function), which produces MRNYSNKTLNKFIQKNSRLLNKLSAVFLFKSRKNSCNFTY; this is translated from the coding sequence TTGAGAAATTATTCGAATAAAACTCTAAACAAATTTATACAAAAAAACAGCAGATTATTAAATAAACTATCTGCTGTTTTTTTATTTAAATCCAGAAAAAATTCCTGTAATTTTACATATTAG
- a CDS encoding putative Protein-tyrosine-phosphatase (Evidence 3 : Putative function from multiple computational evidences; Product type e : enzyme) gives MKSILFVCLGNICRSPMAETIFNKVVKENGKSVQFQVDSAGLLDYHEGEEADFRMRAHAKTRGYNITHRSRPVIHKDLEEFDYIIGMDEQNIHQLNRMAKTSEIQLKIHKMTDFGKNMQAESVPDPYYEGDKSFEYVIDLLEDACQGLFEYLNK, from the coding sequence ATGAAATCTATACTCTTCGTTTGTTTGGGAAATATTTGCCGTTCACCGATGGCGGAAACAATTTTCAATAAAGTTGTGAAAGAGAATGGCAAATCAGTACAATTTCAAGTAGATTCGGCGGGATTATTGGATTATCACGAAGGTGAAGAAGCTGACTTTCGTATGCGTGCTCATGCGAAAACAAGAGGATACAACATTACACATCGCTCGCGACCTGTCATTCACAAGGATTTGGAAGAATTTGATTACATTATTGGAATGGACGAACAAAACATCCACCAATTGAACCGTATGGCAAAAACTTCTGAAATTCAACTTAAAATTCATAAAATGACAGATTTCGGTAAAAATATGCAAGCTGAAAGTGTTCCTGATCCTTATTATGAAGGCGATAAAAGTTTTGAATATGTGATAGATTTATTGGAAGATGCTTGTCAGGGACTTTTTGAATATTTGAACAAATAA
- the pfkA gene encoding 6-phosphofructokinase 2: MEYNLKCIGILTSGGDSPGMNAAIRSVTRAAIFNGIRVKAIYRGYKGLISGEIKEFQTQNVSNIIQQGGTILKTARCMEFMTYEGRKVAYDNMKKEEIDALIVIGGDGTFTGARIFAQEFNIPIIGLPGTIDNDLFGTDSTIGYDTALNTIIDAVDKIRDTASSHERLFFIEVMGRDAGFLALNSALASGAEAAIIPERETKVDQLAELIQNGFRKSKNSSIVIVAESEITGGAQGXAERMRREYPEYDVRVTILGHIQRGGSPTAYDRILASRMGVAAIDALLDEQRSIMIGIVNDEIVHVPFTKAIKDDKPVNENLLGIVQMLSI; this comes from the coding sequence ATGGAATACAATCTTAAATGTATTGGTATACTTACTTCAGGAGGTGATTCTCCCGGTATGAATGCAGCTATCCGCTCCGTAACCCGTGCTGCAATATTCAATGGAATACGAGTTAAAGCTATTTATCGGGGTTATAAAGGACTTATATCGGGCGAAATTAAAGAATTTCAAACCCAAAACGTAAGTAATATTATTCAGCAAGGCGGAACGATTCTAAAAACNGCCCGCTGTATGGAATTTATGACATACGAGGGAAGAAAAGTTGCCTATGATAATATGAAAAAGGAAGAAATCGATGCATTAATAGTAATTGGCGGAGATGGAACTTTTACAGGAGCAAGGATTTTTGCACAAGAATTTAATATTCCTATTATTGGACTTCCCGGAACAATTGATAATGATTTGTTTGGAACCGATTCCACTATTGGTTACGATACCGCTTTGAATACTATCATTGACGCTGTTGATAAAATCCGTGATACAGCTTCTTCACACGAGCGATTGTTTTTTATAGAAGTGATGGGACGTGATGCAGGTTTTTTAGCTCTTAACAGTGCGTTGGCATCGGGAGCGGAAGCGGCAATTATTCCGGAACGTGAAACAAAAGTAGACCAATTGGCAGAATTGATTCAAAACGGTTTCCGTAAATCAAAAAACAGTAGTATTGTCATTGTTGCAGAAAGCGAAATTACAGGAGGTGCACAAGGGNTGGCAGAACGTATGCGCCGTGAATATCCCGAATATGATGTGCGTGTAACAATTCTCGGACACATACAACGTGGCGGTTCTCCTACAGCTTACGACCGTATTTTGGCAAGCCGAATGGGAGTAGCTGCTATCGATGCTTTACTTGACGAACAACGCAGTATTATGATTGGTATCGTAAATGATGAAATTGTACATGTTCCTTTTACAAAAGCTATTAAAGACGATAAACCGGTAAATGAAAATTTATTAGGAATAGTTCAGATGTTATCAATTTAA
- a CDS encoding Glycoside hydrolase family 43, producing MKLRKQNLGLFIFALLLLFPTLKAQTTSKSKDKYSAYLFVYFTGNRIEEEQIRFAISDDGFNYKALNHDQAVIASKDISLSGGVRDPHILRCEDGKTFYMVATDMVSANGWSSNRGVVLMKSTDLVHWKSTAIHIPTVFPDEFGDVLRVWAPQTIYDPEAKKYMVYFSMLKSGTGEYDKIYYCYANKDFTELETTPKQLFYQPQQKSCIDGDIVYAFGKYHLFFKTEGNGNGIKQAVSDKVNRGXVLEDKYLQQTNAGVEGSGVFKLNNSDSWILMYDVYTRGRYQFTISNDLENFKVVDNDISMDFHPRHGTILPITAKEAKRLREEWNTAKDVLESVQSPLLKKINTVVDTKNKKVTFFAKNQADLSQLNPDFQNIPGIKVTPNKAVDFTQKTVKYKIKKSGEKTEIYAAEAVKYNNPVLDGFYADPEVLYSEKTGKFYIYPTSDGFTGWSGTYFKVFSSDNLVDWKDDGKIIQLGTDVKWADRNAWAPCIVEKKINGQYKYFYYFTAAQKIGVAVSDXPTGPFVDSGKPLVENRPEGVSRGQVIDPDVFTDPQTGKSYLYYGNGFMAGVELNEDMTSTKSETTTILKPDHTFREGTYVFYRNGKYYFMWSEDDTRSENYRVRYAVSDSPLGKFNIPENNLVIAKDANAGIYGTGHNSVVQIPGKDEWYIVYHRFNYPKGITMGEAAGYNREVCIDKMEFNSDGTIKYITPTHKGIEPITLK from the coding sequence ATGAAACTTAGAAAACAAAATCTGGGATTATTTATTTTTGCCTTACTACTGCTATTCCCAACTTTAAAAGCACAAACAACTTCAAAATCAAAGGATAAATACAGTGCTTACCTTTTTGTGTATTTCACAGGAAACCGCATTGAAGAAGAACAAATACGTTTTGCAATCAGCGATGATGGTTTTAATTATAAAGCTCTAAATCATGATCAAGCTGTAATTGCTTCAAAAGACATCAGTTTAAGCGGTGGCGTTCGTGATCCTCATATTTTGCGTTGCGAAGACGGAAAAACTTTTTATATGGTGGCTACCGATATGGTTTCGGCCAACGGTTGGAGTTCAAATCGCGGGGTGGTTTTGATGAAATCCACCGATTTAGTCCATTGGAAATCAACAGCAATACATATTCCTACTGTGTTTCCTGATGAATTTGGAGATGTTTTAAGAGTTTGGGCACCGCAAACTATTTACGATCCGGAGGCAAAAAAATATATGGTTTATTTTTCAATGCTTAAAAGTGGAACAGGAGAGTACGATAAGATTTATTACTGCTACGCAAATAAAGATTTTACCGAATTGGAAACAACTCCAAAACAGCTTTTTTATCAGCCACAGCAAAAATCGTGTATTGATGGGGATATCGTATATGCGTTTGGAAAATACCACCTTTTTTTCAAAACCGAAGGAAATGGGAATGGCATTAAACAGGCAGTTTCAGATAAAGTAAACAGAGGTTANGTNTTAGAGGACAAATATCTACAGCAAACCAATGCAGGAGTAGAAGGTTCGGGTGTATTCAAACTAAACAATTCCGATTCGTGGATTTTAATGTACGATGTATATACACGTGGTCGTTATCAATTTACTATTAGCAACGATTTAGAAAATTTCAAAGTAGTTGATAATGACATATCGATGGATTTTCATCCTCGTCACGGTACCATTTTGCCTATAACTGCAAAAGAAGCGAAAAGATTGAGAGAGGAATGGAATACTGCAAAAGATGTGTTGGAATCTGTTCAATCTCCTCTTTTAAAGAAAATCAATACTGTGGTTGATACAAAAAATAAAAAAGTTACATTTTTTGCAAAAAACCAAGCGGATTTAAGTCAACTTAATCCGGATTTTCAGAATATCCCGGGAATAAAAGTAACACCCAACAAAGCAGTTGATTTTACTCAAAAAACGGTAAAGTATAAAATTAAAAAATCAGGCGAGAAAACTGAAATTTACGCTGCGGAAGCGGTTAAATACAATAATCCCGTATTGGATGGTTTTTATGCAGATCCGGAAGTACTTTATTCCGAAAAAACAGGAAAATTTTATATTTATCCTACGAGCGATGGTTTCACCGGTTGGAGCGGAACGTACTTTAAAGTGTTTTCTTCGGATAATTTAGTGGATTGGAAAGACGATGGAAAAATCATTCAACTCGGAACAGATGTAAAATGGGCAGATAGAAATGCGTGGGCGCCTTGTATCGTTGAGAAGAAAATTAACGGTCAATACAAATATTTTTACTATTTCACTGCNGCACAAAAAATAGGTGTTGCTGTTTCTGATAANCCAACNGGGCCATTTGTCGATTCAGGCAAACCGTTAGTTGAAAACCGCCCGGAAGGAGTAAGCAGAGGACAAGTTATTGATCCGGACGTCTTTACTGATCCGCAAACGGGGAAAAGTTATTTGTATTACGGAAATGGTTTTATGGCTGGAGTGGAGTTAAATGAGGATATGACGTCAACAAAATCGGAAACCACAACCATTTTAAAACCTGATCATACTTTCCGTGAAGGGACGTATGTTTTTTACAGAAACGGGAAATATTATTTTATGTGGTCTGAAGATGATACTCGCAGCGAAAATTATCGGGTACGTTACGCGGTGTCTGATTCTCCTCTTGGCAAATTTAATATCCCCGAAAATAATCTGGTAATAGCAAAAGATGCGAATGCCGGAATTTATGGAACGGGTCATAATTCTGTAGTTCAAATACCCGGGAAAGATGAATGGTATATTGTTTATCATCGTTTTAATTACCCCAAAGGTATTACGATGGGTGAAGCTGCAGGTTATAACAGAGAAGTTTGCATTGATAAAATGGAATTTAATTCTGATGGAACAATTAAATATATTACTCCTACTCACAAAGGAATTGAGCCCATTACTTTAAAATGA
- a CDS encoding conserved exported hypothetical protein (Evidence 4 : Unknown function but conserved in other organisms) gives MRKYFFIILLLNLFHFSEACTTAVISGRCTTDGRPIMWKLRDADELENCMKFFNDGKYTYIGLINSKDIKGENVWGGSNSQGFSIMNNASYNVNLEDEIELKDQEGRFMKLALQKCATLDDFEKLLETYPKPRGLAANFGVIDGQGGAAYYEVNNYTYTKYDANDINIAPNGYLVRTNFSFSGKKDMGYGFIRYQTAEEIFAKAYNDHDLNYQTVIQGFARCFYHPVLNVDYREKYQNVSYGKNFVTSDDLITRQGSASSIVVHGVKKGEITDLTTIWILVGFPETCVAVPVWIRGGENLPWVLSYNSDIKNSPLNKAALNWKAKCYPIGRSDGYHYLNISELFNKEGMGFIQKIEPFEKVIFTDTENKLTEWRKITPAKQKIENFYKQIDDKIIGFYSIK, from the coding sequence ATGAGAAAATATTTTTTTATAATATTATTATTAAATCTGTTTCATTTTTCTGAAGCGTGTACAACAGCTGTTATTTCAGGTAGATGTACAACTGATGGCAGACCGATTATGTGGAAACTGCGTGATGCCGATGAATTAGAAAATTGTATGAAATTCTTCAATGATGGAAAATATACTTACATTGGTTTAATAAATTCGAAAGATATAAAAGGAGAAAATGTTTGGGGAGGTTCTAACAGCCAAGGTTTTTCTATTATGAATAATGCGTCCTATAATGTGAATTTAGAAGATGAAATTGAATTAAAGGACCAGGAAGGACGTTTTATGAAACTTGCTTTGCAGAAATGTGCTACATTGGATGATTTTGAAAAATTACTCGAAACATATCCGAAACCTCGTGGTTTAGCGGCTAATTTTGGTGTTATTGACGGACAAGGTGGAGCTGCTTATTATGAGGTGAATAATTATACTTATACAAAATATGATGCTAATGATATCAATATTGCTCCAAACGGATATTTAGTGCGTACTAATTTTTCTTTTAGCGGGAAAAAAGATATGGGTTACGGTTTTATCCGTTATCAAACAGCGGAGGAAATCTTTGCGAAAGCGTATAATGACCATGATTTGAACTATCAAACTGTTATACAGGGATTTGCACGTTGTTTTTATCATCCGGTGCTGAATGTTGATTATCGGGAAAAATATCAAAATGTGTCTTATGGTAAAAATTTTGTTACTTCCGATGATTTAATTACAAGACAAGGATCCGCTTCTTCTATCGTAGTGCATGGAGTTAAAAAGGGAGAAATAACTGATTTAACAACTATATGGATATTAGTCGGTTTCCCTGAAACTTGTGTAGCTGTCCCGGTTTGGATAAGAGGTGGAGAAAATCTGCCCTGGGTGCTGAGTTATAATTCGGACATAAAAAACAGTCCTTTGAACAAAGCTGCATTGAATTGGAAAGCAAAATGTTATCCTATAGGTCGTTCTGACGGATATCATTATTTGAATATAAGCGAACTGTTCAATAAGGAAGGTATGGGCTTTATCCAAAAGATTGAACCTTTTGAAAAAGTTATTTTTACCGATACTGAAAATAAACTTACAGAATGGAGAAAAATAACACCTGCGAAACAAAAAATAGAGAATTTTTATAAGCAAATAGACGATAAAATTATTGGTTTTTATTCTATTAAATAA
- a CDS encoding conserved hypothetical protein (Evidence 4 : Unknown function but conserved in other organisms) has product MRSKLLVLSVILLYSLSVFSQAGVGVYRFLDLPVSSRMAAIGGYNVSLRDNDLNFAFLNPSLLTAETDGVIGLNFSSYLADIKFGTAMYGHNFGDKNYAAIGVQYVDLGKFDGRDETDNPTGTFTAKDMALYVLYARPXTNHFTVGGTFKPIFSAYESYTSVGVAMDAGIXXXDNIGLFSAGLVFRNLGFQLKSYRTDEDGQHREPLPIDVQLGGSLKLLHAPFRISLTLNNLNRWDLSYQSTNQSQTNLDGTTEQNKISFVDMTFRHTVFGVEFVPSNNFYLAAGYNHRRHKEMMIEGYRSLAGFSFGGGLKLYKFHVGFGMTQFQVGNYAYQFSISTSLSEFSGI; this is encoded by the coding sequence ATGAGGAGCAAATTACTAGTACTTTCCGTTATTCTATTATATTCGTTGTCTGTTTTTTCGCAAGCCGGAGTTGGAGTTTATCGTTTTTTAGACCTTCCTGTTTCTTCACGTATGGCAGCTATTGGTGGATATAATGTTTCATTACGCGATAACGATTTGAATTTTGCTTTTCTTAATCCTTCGCTTCTTACCGCAGAAACAGATGGTGTTATCGGACTGAATTTTTCTTCATATTTAGCTGATATTAAGTTTGGTACAGCTATGTACGGACATAATTTTGGAGATAAAAATTATGCNGCTATTGGAGTACAGTATGTAGACTTGGGAAAATTTGACGGAAGAGACGAAACNGATAATCCAACAGGAACTTTTACGGCTAAAGATATGGCGCTGTATGTTTTATACGCTCGTCCATTNACCAATCATTTTACNGTAGGAGGTACTTTTAAACCCATTTTTTCAGCNTATGAAAGTTATACCAGTGTAGGAGTAGCGATGGATGCGGGAATTAGNTANAANGATAATATTGGACTTTTCAGTGCGGGGTTGGTTTTTAGAAATCTAGGCTTTCAATTAAAGTCATATCGTACTGATGAAGATGGACAACATCGTGAACCACTTCCCATTGATGTTCAATTAGGTGGAAGTTTGAAATTATTACATGCTCCTTTTCGTATTTCTCTGACATTGAATAATTTAAATCGTTGGGATTTATCTTATCAGTCAACAAATCAATCTCAAACAAATTTAGATGGAACCACGGAGCAAAATAAAATTAGTTTCGTTGATATGACATTTCGACATACCGTCTTTGGAGTAGAATTTGTTCCTTCAAATAATTTTTACTTAGCTGCCGGATATAACCATAGACGGCACAAAGAAATGATGATTGAGGGCTATAGAAGTTTAGCTGGTTTTTCATTTGGAGGAGGATTGAAATTGTATAAGTTCCACGTAGGTTTTGGTATGACCCAATTCCAAGTGGGAAATTATGCCTATCAATTTTCTATCAGCACTTCTTTAAGTGAGTTTTCAGGAATTTGA
- a CDS encoding exported hypothetical protein (Evidence 5 : Unknown function) translates to MKKLFFPLFILLLIFTSCKKDEPVLGTVTVSPTSVNLTYKQTVDIVPTFSQVGIAKDKQYTWKTDNDTIASVATVLGGNGRVTANRVGSTIITYAATDGSLSAKSTITVDPRSKIIGNIYFKKGADKSVVLAQEVGSENLSESTGLFFVFDRTPTSTVKIIRVIYQFDSNNKLVASYAALEDNTTNRTLVQQYLEERFELTSTIKNQISYYKADVGPLYMFETNTMIGAFIDNNPNTGLPSGLTYALGVKIVDKSNM, encoded by the coding sequence ATGAAAAAATTATTTTTCCCTCTGTTTATTCTGCTCTTAATATTTACTTCTTGTAAAAAAGATGAACCTGTTTTAGGCACTGTAACGGTTTCGCCTACGTCTGTAAATCTCACATATAAACAAACTGTCGATATCGTTCCTACATTCAGTCAAGTTGGGATAGCCAAAGATAAGCAATATACTTGGAAAACGGATAATGACACGATTGCTTCAGTCGCAACTGTTCTTGGTGGAAACGGAAGAGTAACGGCAAATCGTGTAGGTTCTACTATTATAACTTATGCTGCTACAGATGGTTCGTTATCTGCAAAATCAACAATAACTGTTGATCCACGTTCAAAAATAATTGGAAATATTTATTTCAAAAAAGGAGCAGATAAATCAGTGGTATTGGCACAAGAAGTAGGAAGCGAGAACTTAAGTGAATCAACCGGATTATTTTTTGTTTTTGACCGAACTCCAACAAGTACAGTAAAAATAATAAGAGTAATTTATCAATTTGATTCAAATAATAAACTTGTTGCAAGTTATGCTGCCCTTGAAGATAATACAACAAACAGAACATTAGTTCAGCAATACTTGGAAGAACGTTTTGAATTGACTTCTACTATAAAAAATCAGATTAGCTACTATAAAGCAGATGTCGGTCCCCTTTATATGTTTGAAACAAATACAATGATTGGTGCATTTATTGATAACAATCCTAACACAGGACTTCCTTCTGGGCTAACCTATGCTTTAGGTGTAAAGATTGTAGACAAATCTAATATGTAA
- a CDS encoding conserved exported hypothetical protein (Evidence 4 : Unknown function but conserved in other organisms), whose amino-acid sequence MRHKKILYLFILLLLTLTKFSFAAPPDSAYIFAYSTEKNSGRNGLHFAWSIDKENWFPVGPEHRFLFCDYGRWGKEKRLVAPFLFLDKNNLWHCVWSVNEYDGVFAHSASKDLVYWYPQTYPNXSTFNCLLPVIXYDSNADNYIISWVSSEEGVTXQIYKTTTTDFXTYSRVEKXSHSTXYXFRNKAXILGNEETGTIHKVSWTLIDNLIKTAQLADYKRFSDNQYSKDDAVRFAGLXXXXAXIKXXTQKEKKISDMLIGVFFEDINYAADGGLYAELIQNRDFEYDLSDKEGKDTSWNHEKTWSVNGQNIKFSVDTVLPIHYNNKHYAVLKINXTGGKFINDGFDGISVKGGEKYAFSLFAKNPDSKNKILKINLIDENGNVFGTTKIKIESSNWKKYTAVITSSKSASNLQLEITPQNVGTLNLDMISLFPQKTFKNRKNGLRADLAQTIADIHPRFVRFPGGCVSHGDGLGNIYRWKNTVGTLESRKPQRNLWGYHQTTGLGYYEYFQFCEDIGAEPLPVVAAGVPCQNSATGGAGQQGGIPMCEMDEYVQDILDLIEWANGXXNTKWGKVRAQAGHPKPFNLKXIGIGNEDLINDIFEERFTKIYNVIKEKHPEIXIIGTVGPASEGTDYVEGWKIADKLQLPMVDEHYYQPPGWFVNNYDFYDKYDRSKSKVYLGEYAAHLPGRPNNVETATAEALYLATLERNGDVVSMASYAPMLAKEKHTQWNPDLIYFNNDEVKPTVGYYVQQLYGANSGDFYVSNEIKLSNNDENVRKHVAISVVRDSKTNDLILKMINILPVEVNAQIKLDTENIQNIGIKTVLTGAPQDKKAKPQINNIAVNNDFACQLPPYSFTVIRVKKSINLNLQIQEKQ is encoded by the coding sequence ATGCGACACAAAAAAATCCTTTATTTATTCATTTTACTGCTGTTAACTTTAACAAAGTTTTCATTTGCCGCACCGCCTGATTCTGCTTATATTTTTGCTTATTCTACCGAAAAAAACAGCGGGAGAAACGGTCTTCATTTTGCTTGGAGTATTGACAAAGAGAACTGGTTCCCAGTTGGTCCTGAGCATCGGTTCCTTTTTTGCGATTACGGACGCTGGGGAAAAGAAAAACGATTAGTAGCTCCTTTTTTGTTCTTAGATAAAAATAATCTGTGGCATTGTGTATGGAGTGTGAATGAATACGATGGAGTCTTCGCGCATTCTGCTTCAAAAGATTTAGTTTATTGGTATCCGCAAACATATCCCAATATNTCTACATTTAATTGCTTGTTACCTGTTATAANCTATGATAGTAATGCNGACAATTATATTATTTCTTGGGTAAGTTCTGAAGAGGGAGTTACCAGNCAAATTTATAAAACAACAACNACAGATTTTANAACCTACTCCCGNGTAGAAAAAANTTCACACTCNACCCNTTATNATTTTCGAAATAAAGCAATNATTTTGGGAAATGAAGAAACCGGAACCATACATAAAGTTTCCTGGACTTTAATCGATAATCTGATAAAAACGGCTCAACTCGCCGATTACAAAAGATTCTCAGATAATCAGTATTCTAAAGACGATGCCGTTCGTTTTGCGGGACTTAANNCANTTNATGCTGANATTAAANTAAANACACAGAAAGAGAAAAAAATAAGCGATATGCTTATTGGCGTTTTCTTTGAAGATATTAATTACGCTGCCGATGGTGGTTTATATGCGGAATTAATTCAAAATAGAGATTTTGAGTATGATTTGAGCGATAAAGAAGGAAAGGATACATCTTGGAACCACGAAAAAACGTGGTCGGTAAACGGACAGAATATTAAATTCTCAGTCGATACAGTTTTACCTATACATTATAATAACAAGCATTATGCCGTATTGAAAATAAATNAAACCGGCGGTAAATTTATAAATGATGGTTTTGACGGCATTTCTGTAAAAGGGGGTGAAAAATACGCTTTTTCTTTATTTGCAAAAAATCCTGATTCTAAAAATAAAATTTTAAAAATTAACTTGATTGATGAAAACGGGAATGTTTTTGGAACCACAAAAATAAAAATAGAATCTTCTAATTGGAAGAAATATACTGCTGTCATCACGTCATCAAAATCAGCATCTAATCTTCAGTTGGAAATTACACCTCAAAATGTAGGAACATTAAATTTAGATATGATTTCTTTGTTTCCTCAAAAAACATTCAAAAATCGCAAAAACGGACTTCGTGCCGATTTGGCTCAAACTATTGCCGATATTCATCCTCGATTTGTTCGTTTCCCTGGAGGTTGTGTGTCACATGGCGATGGTTTGGGTAATATTTATCGTTGGAAAAACACTGTTGGAACTTTAGAATCACGCAAACCTCAACGAAATTTGTGGGGTTATCATCAAACAACAGGATTGGGGTATTATGAATATTTTCAGTTTTGTGAAGATATTGGTGCGGAACCTTTGCCGGTTGTTGCTGCCGGAGTTCCTTGTCAGAACTCTGCGACAGGAGGCGCAGGACAACAAGGAGGAATTCCAATGTGTGAAATGGATGAATATGTACAAGATATTTTGGATTTAATTGAATGGGCAAACGGAAGNCNAAATACTAAATGGGGAAAAGTCCGTGCCCAAGCGGGACATCCTAAACCATTTAATTTGAAATANATAGGAATAGGAAATGAAGATTTAATTAATGATATTTTTGAAGAACGTTTTACCAAAATTTATAATGTTATAAAAGAAAAACATCCTGAAATAANAATTATAGGAACGGTAGGACCCGCATCGGAAGGCACCGATTATGTAGAAGGTTGGAAAATTGCAGACAAGCTCCAACTTCCAATGGTGGACGAGCATTATTATCAACCTCCAGGTTGGTTTGTGAATAACTATGATTTTTACGATAAATACGATCGCTCAAAATCAAAAGTTTATTTAGGAGAATATGCTGCACATTTACCGGGGCGTCCCAATAATGTGGAAACAGCAACTGCTGAAGCGCTTTACCTTGCAACATTGGAACGCAATGGAGATGTCGTAAGTATGGCTTCTTATGCTCCTATGTTGGCAAAAGAAAAACATACACAATGGAATCCTGATTTGATTTATTTTAATAATGATGAAGTAAAACCAACCGTAGGTTATTATGTACAGCAACTTTACGGAGCAAATTCTGGGGATTTTTATGTTTCTAACGAGATAAAATTGTCGAATAATGATGAAAACGTTAGAAAACACGTGGCCATTTCAGTAGTGCGAGACAGTAAAACGAACGATTTAATTCTGAAAATGATTAATATTTTGCCTGTAGAAGTGAATGCGCAAATAAAATTAGACACAGAAAATATTCAGAATATAGGTATAAAAACAGTTCTGACCGGAGCTCCTCAAGATAAAAAGGCGAAACCACAAATCAATAATATTGCTGTAAATAATGATTTTGCCTGTCAATTACCACCGTACTCTTTTACAGTTATACGGGTGAAAAAATCGATTAATCTAAATTTACAAATACAAGAAAAACAATAA
- the ispH gene encoding 4-hydroxy-3-methylbut-2-enyl diphosphate reductase, with translation MSNIEIDEKSGFCFGVVNAIKRAEEELAKGETLYCLGDIVHNGQEVERLSKMGMITINHEQLKNLHNVKVLFRAHGEPPSTYEIAKKNNINLIDASCPVVLRLQKKIKTSYDIIQKEEQILIYGKKGHAEVIGLLGQTNDNAIVIENEDDLNKVDFSKNIHLFSQTTKPLDGFNHLVTTISEKMQPNAEFKYSDTICRQVANRMPNIATFAEKNDIVLFVSGQKSSNGKVLFEHSKRINPNTYFISEPEEVDALNLDTSKKIGICGATSTPRWLMEEVAERVRNIQKDN, from the coding sequence ATGTCAAATATAGAAATAGACGAAAAGTCCGGCTTTTGTTTTGGAGTTGTAAATGCCATCAAAAGAGCTGAGGAAGAACTTGCTAAAGGCGAAACCCTTTATTGCTTGGGAGATATTGTTCATAACGGACAAGAAGTAGAACGCCTTTCTAAAATGGGAATGATCACCATCAATCATGAACAATTGAAAAATCTTCATAACGTAAAAGTGCTTTTTCGCGCCCATGGAGAACCTCCTTCCACTTATGAAATTGCTAAAAAGAACAATATCAACTTGATTGACGCTTCGTGTCCTGTAGTATTGAGACTGCAGAAGAAAATAAAAACNTCTTACGATATTATTCAAAAAGAGGAACAAATTCTTATTTACGGTAAAAAAGGACACGCAGAAGTAATAGGTTTATTGGGACAAACAAATGACAATGCTATTGTAATTGAAAATGAAGATGATTTGAATAAAGTGGATTTCTCAAAAAATATTCATCTTTTTTCTCAAACCACCAAACCATTAGATGGTTTTAATCACCTCGTAACAACCATTTCAGAGAAAATGCAGCCAAATGCAGAATTTAAATATTCTGATACAATTTGCCGTCAGGTTGCTAATAGAATGCCAAATATTGCTACCTTTGCAGAGAAAAACGACATCGTTTTATTTGTAAGCGGGCAAAAAAGTTCCAATGGAAAAGTGTTGTTTGAACATAGCAAAAGAATCAATCCAAACACTTATTTTATTTCCGAACCGGAAGAGGTGGACGCTTTAAATTTAGACACCTCAAAAAAAATTGGAATTTGTGGAGCAACTTCTACTCCGCGTTGGTTAATGGAAGAAGTTGCAGAACGAGTCAGAAATATTCAAAAAGATAATTAG